A genomic region of Aureimonas populi contains the following coding sequences:
- a CDS encoding tripartite tricarboxylate transporter substrate-binding protein: MTFLAKAALGAALSLSVPVHALAQAFPTQPVTMLIPFSAGGPTDVIGRLIAQSMSATLGQQVLVENVTGAGGTLAAGRLAQSTPDGHTLLLHHMGMATSATLYRDLPYDPLTAFDYVGQVTTVPMLLVSRPDYPAQDFAALLEMVRENPEETLLANAGPGAVSHLCGMLFMQAVGVQLTTVPYPGTGPALTDTMGGQVDLLCDQTTGATSAVAGGGVKAYATATAERIETLPDVPTALEQGLEGFEIGVWHGMYVPAGTPEAARERLTEALRIALADETVIQRFAELGTTPVPQEDITPQSLEALFKSEIEFWRPLIEQAGEYAN, from the coding sequence GTGACGTTTCTCGCCAAGGCCGCGCTCGGCGCGGCGCTCTCGCTATCGGTCCCGGTTCATGCGCTCGCGCAGGCGTTCCCGACACAGCCGGTGACGATGCTCATTCCCTTCTCCGCGGGCGGGCCCACCGACGTCATCGGGCGCCTGATCGCGCAGTCCATGAGCGCGACCCTGGGCCAGCAGGTGCTGGTCGAGAACGTCACGGGCGCGGGCGGCACGCTGGCCGCCGGCCGCCTCGCCCAGTCGACGCCGGACGGGCACACGCTTCTCCTGCACCACATGGGCATGGCGACCAGCGCCACGCTCTATCGCGATCTGCCCTACGATCCGCTCACCGCCTTCGACTATGTGGGGCAGGTGACGACGGTGCCGATGCTGCTCGTCAGCCGCCCGGACTATCCGGCGCAGGATTTCGCCGCCCTTCTGGAGATGGTGCGCGAGAACCCGGAGGAGACGCTCCTGGCCAATGCCGGGCCGGGCGCGGTCTCGCATCTGTGCGGCATGTTGTTCATGCAGGCGGTGGGCGTGCAGCTCACCACCGTTCCCTATCCCGGCACCGGCCCGGCGCTGACCGATACGATGGGCGGGCAGGTCGATCTCCTGTGCGACCAGACGACGGGCGCGACCAGCGCGGTGGCCGGCGGCGGGGTAAAGGCCTATGCCACGGCCACCGCCGAGCGCATCGAGACGCTGCCCGACGTGCCGACCGCGCTGGAGCAGGGGCTGGAGGGCTTCGAGATCGGCGTGTGGCACGGCATGTACGTGCCCGCCGGCACGCCGGAGGCGGCGCGCGAGCGGCTGACGGAGGCGCTCCGGATCGCCCTTGCGGACGAGACCGTCATCCAGCGCTTCGCCGAGCTCGGCACCACGCCGGTGCCGCAGGAGGACATCACGCCGCAATCGCTGGAAGCACTCTTCAAGAGCGAGATCGAGTTCTGGCGGCCGCTGATCGAGCAGGCCGGCGAGTACGCCAACTGA
- a CDS encoding fumarate hydratase yields the protein MTVIGEADFVASLADALQYISIYHPPDFIAHMAAAYEREESPSARSAIAQILVNSRMAALGGRPMCQDTGTVNVFLKIGMGARFDTKRALGELVNEAVERAYTDPANPLRASIVADPIFERRNTRTNAPAVLHVEMVAGERVGVHVAAKGGGSENKAKFAALEPSDSVADWVLRTVEGLGAGWCPPGLLGIGVGGSPEKAMLMAKECLLAPLDMGELLRRGPASRLEEMRIDIFQRINALGIGAQGLGGLTTVLDVKIATWPVHAASLPVGLIPQCAADRHLAFTLDGSGSARFAPPSIEVWPEIALEASAQARRVDLDSLTREEVAAWRAGETLLLSGRLLTGRDAAHRRMAGMIERGEPLPVDLKGRAIYYVGPVDAVPGEAVGPAGPTTSTRMDPFTPLLLERTGLLVMVGKAERGPDTVNSIARAGAAYLIAVGGAAYLVSRAIRSARVLAFEDLGMEAIHEFVVEDMPVTVAVDAAGTSIHESGPRRWRAPAVRRVPSLGR from the coding sequence GTGACGGTGATCGGCGAGGCGGATTTCGTCGCCTCGCTGGCCGACGCGCTCCAGTATATCTCGATCTACCACCCGCCGGACTTCATCGCCCACATGGCGGCGGCCTACGAGCGGGAGGAGAGCCCCTCGGCAAGGAGCGCCATCGCGCAGATCCTCGTCAATTCGCGCATGGCCGCGCTCGGCGGGCGGCCGATGTGCCAGGACACGGGCACAGTCAACGTCTTCCTCAAGATCGGCATGGGCGCGCGCTTCGACACGAAGCGGGCGCTGGGCGAGCTGGTGAACGAGGCGGTGGAGCGCGCCTATACCGACCCCGCCAACCCCTTGCGCGCCTCCATCGTGGCCGATCCGATCTTCGAGCGCCGCAACACGCGCACCAACGCCCCGGCCGTTCTGCACGTGGAGATGGTGGCGGGCGAGCGGGTCGGCGTGCATGTCGCCGCCAAGGGCGGGGGTTCGGAGAACAAGGCGAAATTCGCCGCGCTCGAGCCGTCCGATTCCGTCGCCGACTGGGTGCTGCGCACGGTGGAGGGGCTCGGCGCAGGCTGGTGCCCGCCGGGGCTTCTGGGCATCGGGGTGGGGGGCAGCCCGGAAAAGGCGATGCTGATGGCCAAGGAGTGCCTCCTCGCGCCGCTCGACATGGGCGAGCTTCTGCGGCGCGGCCCCGCGTCCAGGCTGGAGGAGATGCGCATCGACATCTTCCAGCGCATCAATGCGCTCGGCATCGGCGCGCAGGGGCTGGGCGGGCTGACCACGGTGCTCGACGTGAAGATCGCGACATGGCCGGTCCATGCCGCCTCGCTTCCCGTGGGCCTCATCCCGCAATGCGCGGCGGACCGCCATCTCGCCTTCACGCTGGACGGCTCGGGGTCGGCGCGCTTTGCCCCGCCCTCCATCGAAGTCTGGCCGGAGATCGCGCTGGAGGCATCGGCGCAAGCGCGGCGCGTGGACCTAGACAGCTTGACGCGCGAGGAGGTCGCGGCATGGCGGGCGGGCGAGACGCTGCTCCTGTCGGGCCGCCTCCTGACCGGGCGCGACGCCGCCCACAGGCGCATGGCGGGCATGATCGAGCGGGGCGAGCCCCTGCCCGTCGATCTGAAGGGCCGCGCGATCTACTATGTCGGCCCGGTGGATGCGGTGCCGGGCGAGGCGGTGGGGCCGGCCGGCCCCACGACATCGACGCGCATGGATCCCTTCACGCCGCTGCTTCTGGAGCGCACCGGGCTTCTCGTGATGGTCGGCAAGGCCGAGCGCGGCCCGGACACGGTGAACAGCATCGCCCGGGCCGGCGCGGCCTATCTGATCGCGGTCGGCGGCGCGGCCTATCTCGTCTCCCGCGCGATCCGCTCCGCGAGGGTGCTCGCCTTCGAGGATCTGGGCATGGAGGCCATCCACGAATTCGTGGTGGAGGACATGCCGGTGACGGTGGCGGTGGACGCGGCCGGGACGTCCATCCACGAGAGCGGGCCGAGGCGCTGGCGGGCCCCGGCCGTTCGCCGCGTCCCCTCCCTCGGGCGGTAG
- a CDS encoding MmgE/PrpD family protein → MTDETGRLAAYVAGLRFEDLPEGVGARAQGLALDLAGSIVRADREADSTPSLYAALRTLGLDAPGAASVVGSGRRLAPPVAALVNGMLGHSLDFDDTHADSSLHPSAPVVPAALAVGEAVGASGAEIVAAIVAGFEVCCRLGLALDPSAHYARGFHPTATAGTFGAAAAAGKLYGLDAAGIASAFGVSGSQAAGSLQFLENGAWNKRWQVGQAAMNGVMAAALASQGFKAAAEPIEGKHGLLAGYTDGGNPGKAVAGLGTVFETLRIGVKPYPSCRYTHAALDGLEAIRRENGLAAGDFHAVSIGLHRNGIILTGEPPARKRRARSVVEGQFSMPFTAAVMIEQGSFGWDDYRRLGEPGLDVIADRVEVVRDETLEGLAHPFGATLRVATPQGTLERRIADPAGEPATFPGEAALRAKFMTLAEPVLGAQAAPLADFFLTLGTRNAISGALRAAA, encoded by the coding sequence ATGACGGACGAAACGGGCAGGCTTGCCGCCTATGTGGCGGGATTGCGGTTCGAGGACCTGCCGGAAGGCGTCGGCGCGCGGGCGCAGGGCCTCGCGCTCGACCTTGCCGGCTCCATCGTGCGGGCGGACAGGGAAGCCGATTCCACGCCCAGCCTCTATGCCGCCCTCAGGACGCTGGGGCTCGACGCACCCGGCGCGGCCAGCGTCGTCGGCTCGGGCCGCCGGCTCGCGCCGCCCGTGGCCGCGCTCGTCAACGGCATGCTCGGGCACTCGCTGGATTTCGACGACACCCATGCCGACTCCTCCCTGCATCCCTCCGCGCCGGTGGTTCCGGCGGCGCTGGCCGTGGGCGAGGCGGTGGGCGCCAGCGGCGCCGAGATCGTAGCCGCCATCGTGGCGGGCTTCGAGGTGTGCTGCCGCCTGGGCCTCGCCCTCGATCCCAGCGCGCATTACGCGCGCGGCTTCCACCCCACGGCCACGGCCGGCACCTTCGGCGCGGCGGCGGCGGCGGGCAAGCTCTACGGGCTCGACGCGGCGGGCATCGCCAGCGCCTTCGGCGTCTCGGGCAGCCAGGCGGCGGGCTCGCTCCAGTTCCTGGAGAACGGGGCGTGGAACAAGCGCTGGCAGGTGGGGCAGGCCGCGATGAACGGCGTGATGGCCGCAGCGCTGGCCAGCCAGGGCTTCAAGGCCGCCGCCGAGCCCATCGAGGGCAAGCACGGCCTGCTCGCCGGCTACACGGACGGCGGGAACCCCGGCAAGGCGGTGGCCGGTCTCGGCACGGTGTTCGAAACCCTGCGCATCGGCGTCAAACCCTATCCGAGCTGCCGCTACACCCATGCCGCGCTGGACGGGCTGGAGGCGATCCGGCGCGAGAACGGCCTGGCGGCGGGCGATTTCCATGCCGTATCCATCGGCCTGCACCGCAACGGCATCATCCTGACCGGCGAGCCGCCGGCGCGCAAGCGCCGGGCGCGCAGCGTGGTGGAGGGGCAGTTCTCCATGCCCTTCACCGCCGCCGTGATGATCGAGCAGGGCTCCTTCGGCTGGGACGATTACCGGCGGCTGGGAGAGCCCGGCCTCGACGTCATCGCGGACCGCGTGGAGGTGGTGCGCGACGAGACGCTGGAAGGGCTCGCCCACCCCTTCGGCGCGACGTTGCGGGTGGCGACGCCGCAAGGCACGCTGGAGCGGCGCATCGCGGACCCGGCCGGCGAGCCGGCGACCTTCCCCGGCGAGGCGGCCCTGCGGGCCAAGTTCATGACGCTGGCCGAGCCGGTCCTGGGTGCGCAGGCCGCCCCTCTGGCGGACTTCTTCCTGACGCTAGGCACGCGGAACGCCATCTCCGGCGCGCTGAGGGCGGCGGCGTGA
- a CDS encoding HpcH/HpaI aldolase/citrate lyase family protein, with product MIDASPFFPLFVPADRPERYAKAAGAGADAIIVDLEDAVAAGAKDAARAALVGRLREGGLGAPVLVRVNAPDTPFFEADVAALRGLEIAGIVLPKAESAQAVRSLRAGTGWPVVALVESARGLARARELAAAADRLAFGSIDFALSIGAAHRREALLLARSELVLAAALAGRPAPLDGVTTSVSDPGAVEDDAAYAAALGLGGKLLIHPRQLAPAIRGFAPAPAQAQEAGRIVEASGGEAVKLDGRMVDLPVVEAARTVLARHERAASRLAALGAGGER from the coding sequence ATGATCGACGCCTCTCCCTTCTTCCCCCTGTTCGTGCCGGCCGACCGGCCGGAGCGCTACGCGAAGGCCGCGGGCGCCGGCGCGGACGCGATCATCGTCGATCTGGAGGATGCGGTGGCGGCGGGGGCGAAGGACGCGGCCCGCGCCGCGCTGGTCGGCCGCCTGCGCGAAGGTGGCCTCGGCGCCCCGGTGCTGGTGCGCGTCAACGCGCCGGACACGCCCTTCTTCGAGGCGGATGTCGCGGCCCTTCGCGGGCTGGAGATCGCGGGCATCGTCCTGCCCAAGGCCGAAAGCGCGCAGGCGGTCCGGTCCCTGCGCGCCGGGACCGGATGGCCCGTCGTGGCGCTGGTGGAATCCGCGCGAGGGCTCGCCCGGGCGCGCGAGCTGGCGGCGGCGGCCGACCGCCTCGCCTTCGGCTCCATCGATTTCGCCCTTTCCATCGGCGCGGCGCACAGGCGCGAGGCGCTTCTCCTGGCGCGCTCGGAGCTCGTGCTGGCCGCCGCCCTCGCCGGGCGGCCCGCGCCGCTCGACGGGGTGACGACCTCCGTCTCCGATCCCGGCGCGGTGGAGGACGACGCGGCCTATGCGGCGGCGCTGGGCCTCGGCGGCAAGCTGCTGATCCATCCGAGGCAGCTTGCGCCCGCGATCCGGGGCTTCGCGCCGGCGCCGGCACAGGCGCAGGAGGCCGGGCGGATCGTCGAAGCTTCCGGGGGCGAAGCCGTGAAGCTCGACGGGCGCATGGTGGACCTGCCCGTGGTGGAGGCGGCAAGGACGGTGCTCGCAAGGCATGAAAGAGCGGCGAGCCGCCTGGCCGCGCTCGGAGCGGGAGGGGAGCGATGA